The Pan paniscus chromosome 12, NHGRI_mPanPan1-v2.0_pri, whole genome shotgun sequence genome window below encodes:
- the EGR4 gene encoding early growth response protein 4 isoform X1: protein MLHLSEFSEPDALLVKSTEGCCAEPSAELPRLPARDAPAATGYPGAGDFLSWALNSCGASGDLADSCFLEGPAPTPPPGLSYSGSFFIQAVPEHPHDPEALFNLMSGILGLAPFPGPEAAASRSPLDAPFPAGSDALLPGPPDLYSPDLGAAPFPEAFWEASPCAGAPSQCLYEPQLSPPDVKPGLRAPPASPALDAVSAFKGPYAPWELLSVGAPGNCGSQGGYQAAPEARFPAIGTKIEDLLSISCPAELPAVPANRLYPSGAYDAFPLAPGDLGEGAEGLPGLLTPPSGEGGSSGDGGEFLASTQPQLSPLGLRSAAAADFPKPLVADIPGSSGVAAPPVPPPPPTPFPQAKARRKGRRGGKCSTRCFCPRPHAKAFACPVESCVRSFARSDELNRHLRIHTGHKPFQCRICLRNFSRSDHLTTHVRTHTGEKPFACDVCGRRFARSDEKKRHSKVHLKQKARAEERLKGLGFYSLGLSFASL, encoded by the exons ATGCTCCACCTTAGCGAGTTTTCCGAACCCGACGCGCTCCTCGTCAAGTCCACTGAAGGCTGTTGCGCCGAACCCAGCGCTGAATTGCCCCGGCTGCCTGCCAGGGACGCTCCCGCGGCCACCGGCTACCCTGGAG CAGGCGACTTCTTGAGCTGGGCTTTGAACAGCTGCGGCGCAAGTGGGGACTTAGCCGACTCCTGCTTCCTGGAGGGGCCTGCGCCCACACCCCCTCCCGGCCTCAGCTACAGCGGTAGCTTCTTCATTCAGGCAGTGCCCGAACACCCGCACGACCCGGAGGCACTCTTCAACCTCATGTCGGGCATCTTAGGCCTGGCACCCTTCCCCGGTCCAGAGGCAGCAGCGTCCAGATCCCCGCTGGATGCCCCTTTTCCTGCGGGGTCCGATGCCTTGCTGCCGGGTCCGCCGGACCTTTACTCCCCGGATCTGGGCGCTGCCCCTTTCCCAGAGGCGTTCTGGGAGGCCTCGCCTTGCGCGGGTGCCCCCTCGCAGTGCCTGTATGAGCCTCAGCTCTCCCCGCCCGACGTCAAGCCCGGCCTCCGGGCGCCTCCCGCCTCGCCAGCGCTGGACGCTGTCTCTGCCTTCAAGGGTCCCTACGCGCCCTGGGAGCTGCTTTCTGTGGGGGCCCCAGGGAACTGTGGGTCACAGGGAGGCTACCAGGCCGCCCCGGAGGCTCGTTTTCCCGCAATAGGGACCAAGATTGAGGACTTGCTGTCCATCAGCTGCCCTGCGGAACTGCCGGCCGTCCCAGCCAACAGACTCTACCCCAGCGGGGCCTACGACGCTTTCCCGCTGGCCCCGGGTGACTTAGGGGAGGGGGCTGAGGGCCTCCCTGGGCTCCTGACCCCTcctagtggggagggagggagtagCGGCGACGGCGGAGAGTTTCTGGCCAGTACGCAGCCTCAGCTTTCCCCGCTGGGCCTTCGCAGCGCCGCCGCGGCGGACTTCCCTAAACCTCTGGTGGCGGACATCCCTGGAAGCAGTGGCGTGGCTGCACCACCCGTGCCGCCACCGCCGCCCACCCCTTTCCCCCAGGCCAAGGCGCGACGCAAGGGGCGCCGCGGCGGCAAATGCAGCACGCGCTGCTTCTGCCCGCGGCCGCACGCCAAGGCCTTCGCTTGCCCGGTGGAGAGTTGTGTGCGGAGCTTTGCGCGCTCCGACGAGCTCAATCGCCACCTGCGCATCCACACGGGCCACAAACCCTTCCAGTGCCGCATCTGCCTCCGCAACTTCAGCCGCAGCGACCACCTCACCACGCACGTGCGCACCCACACCGGCGAGAAGCCCTTTGCTTGCGACGTGTGCGGCCGCCGCTTCGCGCGCAGCGATGAGAAGAAACGGCACAGCAAGGTGCACCTCAAGCAGAAGGCGCGCGCCGAGGAGCGGCTCAAGGGCCTCGGCTTTTACTCGCTGGGCCTCTCCTTCGCTTCTCTCTGA
- the EGR4 gene encoding early growth response protein 4 isoform X2 yields the protein MLHLSEFSEPDALLVKSTEGCCAEPSAELPRLPARDAPAATGYPGGDFLSWALNSCGASGDLADSCFLEGPAPTPPPGLSYSGSFFIQAVPEHPHDPEALFNLMSGILGLAPFPGPEAAASRSPLDAPFPAGSDALLPGPPDLYSPDLGAAPFPEAFWEASPCAGAPSQCLYEPQLSPPDVKPGLRAPPASPALDAVSAFKGPYAPWELLSVGAPGNCGSQGGYQAAPEARFPAIGTKIEDLLSISCPAELPAVPANRLYPSGAYDAFPLAPGDLGEGAEGLPGLLTPPSGEGGSSGDGGEFLASTQPQLSPLGLRSAAAADFPKPLVADIPGSSGVAAPPVPPPPPTPFPQAKARRKGRRGGKCSTRCFCPRPHAKAFACPVESCVRSFARSDELNRHLRIHTGHKPFQCRICLRNFSRSDHLTTHVRTHTGEKPFACDVCGRRFARSDEKKRHSKVHLKQKARAEERLKGLGFYSLGLSFASL from the exons ATGCTCCACCTTAGCGAGTTTTCCGAACCCGACGCGCTCCTCGTCAAGTCCACTGAAGGCTGTTGCGCCGAACCCAGCGCTGAATTGCCCCGGCTGCCTGCCAGGGACGCTCCCGCGGCCACCGGCTACCCTGGAG GCGACTTCTTGAGCTGGGCTTTGAACAGCTGCGGCGCAAGTGGGGACTTAGCCGACTCCTGCTTCCTGGAGGGGCCTGCGCCCACACCCCCTCCCGGCCTCAGCTACAGCGGTAGCTTCTTCATTCAGGCAGTGCCCGAACACCCGCACGACCCGGAGGCACTCTTCAACCTCATGTCGGGCATCTTAGGCCTGGCACCCTTCCCCGGTCCAGAGGCAGCAGCGTCCAGATCCCCGCTGGATGCCCCTTTTCCTGCGGGGTCCGATGCCTTGCTGCCGGGTCCGCCGGACCTTTACTCCCCGGATCTGGGCGCTGCCCCTTTCCCAGAGGCGTTCTGGGAGGCCTCGCCTTGCGCGGGTGCCCCCTCGCAGTGCCTGTATGAGCCTCAGCTCTCCCCGCCCGACGTCAAGCCCGGCCTCCGGGCGCCTCCCGCCTCGCCAGCGCTGGACGCTGTCTCTGCCTTCAAGGGTCCCTACGCGCCCTGGGAGCTGCTTTCTGTGGGGGCCCCAGGGAACTGTGGGTCACAGGGAGGCTACCAGGCCGCCCCGGAGGCTCGTTTTCCCGCAATAGGGACCAAGATTGAGGACTTGCTGTCCATCAGCTGCCCTGCGGAACTGCCGGCCGTCCCAGCCAACAGACTCTACCCCAGCGGGGCCTACGACGCTTTCCCGCTGGCCCCGGGTGACTTAGGGGAGGGGGCTGAGGGCCTCCCTGGGCTCCTGACCCCTcctagtggggagggagggagtagCGGCGACGGCGGAGAGTTTCTGGCCAGTACGCAGCCTCAGCTTTCCCCGCTGGGCCTTCGCAGCGCCGCCGCGGCGGACTTCCCTAAACCTCTGGTGGCGGACATCCCTGGAAGCAGTGGCGTGGCTGCACCACCCGTGCCGCCACCGCCGCCCACCCCTTTCCCCCAGGCCAAGGCGCGACGCAAGGGGCGCCGCGGCGGCAAATGCAGCACGCGCTGCTTCTGCCCGCGGCCGCACGCCAAGGCCTTCGCTTGCCCGGTGGAGAGTTGTGTGCGGAGCTTTGCGCGCTCCGACGAGCTCAATCGCCACCTGCGCATCCACACGGGCCACAAACCCTTCCAGTGCCGCATCTGCCTCCGCAACTTCAGCCGCAGCGACCACCTCACCACGCACGTGCGCACCCACACCGGCGAGAAGCCCTTTGCTTGCGACGTGTGCGGCCGCCGCTTCGCGCGCAGCGATGAGAAGAAACGGCACAGCAAGGTGCACCTCAAGCAGAAGGCGCGCGCCGAGGAGCGGCTCAAGGGCCTCGGCTTTTACTCGCTGGGCCTCTCCTTCGCTTCTCTCTGA